In Chaetodon auriga isolate fChaAug3 chromosome 7, fChaAug3.hap1, whole genome shotgun sequence, a genomic segment contains:
- the alp3 gene encoding alkaline phosphatase, tissue-nonspecific isozyme: MELTRVTVFALFLLLAFGSSSAKVEEENPEFWRSQAQKTLQSVLDRKLNTNVAKNILFFLGDGMGITTYTAARILKGQLQNQTGEETVMTMDTFPSVGLAKTYSVDFQIADSAATATAYLCGVKTNLNTIGVSAAARNGVCKSQKGSEVTSILKWAKDAGKSVGIVTTTRVQHATPAATYAHTASRKWYSDADMPSSAKSDGCTDISSQLLQNTDIDVIIGGGRKYMTPRGTKDPEYPLDYGSRGKRKDGRNLITEWQKMKAGKVARYVWNNTDFSAVDPETTDYLMALFEPGDLRFEVERDPKMDPSIVETTEKAIRILQKNPKGFFLLVEGGRIDQAHHAGRASMALHEAVALDYAIAKGLELTKEQETLTVVMADHSHPITFNGYPFRGQSILGKSPVWGKDMLPYTTLMYGNGPGHTNANGKRPDIRNVDTKAKDYIQLSAVPVESTTHSGEDVAVLARGPMAHLFQGVQEQNYIAHAMAYAACVGADLRHCQEQTEAPEVHTIAYDRNGAGPACGSVALLSSLLSVLLALTVLM, encoded by the exons ATGGAGCTGACAAGAGTGACCGTCTTCgctctctttctgctgcttgcATTTGGATCATCTAGTGCCAAAG TTGAGGAGGAGAACCCTGAGTTCTGGAGATCACAGGCCCAGAAGACCCTGCAGTCAGTCTTGGACAGGAAGCTCAACACCAATGTGGCCAAGAACATCCTGTTTTTCCTTGGAGATG gtATGGGAATCACAACCTACACAGCGGCTCGTATCCTCAAGGGACAGCTGCAGAACCAGACTGGAGAGGAGACAGTAATGACCATGGACACCTTCCCTAGTGTGGGACTAGCTaag ACCTACAGTGTGGACTTCCAGATTGCAGACAGCGCAGCCACGGCCACAGCGTATCTGTGTGGAGTGAAGACCAACCTGAACACCATTGGAGTTAGTGCAGCGGCTCGCAACGGAGTCTGCAAGTCTCAGAAAGGCAGCGAGGTCACGTCCATCCTGAAGTGGGCCAAAGATGCTG GCAAGTCTGTCGGCATTGTAACAACCACACGAGTGCAACATGCCACCCCAGCAGCCACCTACGCCCACACCGCCAGCAGGAAGTGGTACAGTGACGCTGACATGCCCAGTAGCGCCAAGAGCGACGGCTGCACTGACATCTCCAGCCAGCTCctccaaaacacagacatagAT gtgatCATTGGTGGAGGTAGAAAGTACATGACCCCTAGGGGCACTAAGGACCCAGAATACCCCCTCGATTATGGTTCCAGGGGCAAGAGAAAAGACGGACGCAACCTCATCACTGagtggcagaaaatgaaagctggaaAG GTAGCCCGCTATGTGTGGAATAATACCGATTTCAGTGCTGTTGACCCTGAAACCACAGACTACCTCATGG CTCTGTTTGAACCCGGTGATCTGCGCTTCGAGGTGGAGAGGGACCCAAAAATGGACCCGTCTATCGTCGAAACTACAGAAAAAGCCATCCGCATCCTCCAGAAAAACCCTAAAGGCTTCTTCCTGCTAGTGGAGG GTGGGCGTATTGACCAGGCTCACCACGCTGGCCGGGCATCCATGGCACTCCATGAGGCGGTTGCTTTGGACTACGCCATCGCCAAGGGCCTTGAACTCACCAAAGAGCAAGAAACTCTCACTGTAGTGATGGCTGACCACTCCCATCCCATTACCTTCAATGGATACCCATTTCGAGGGCAGAGCATTCTGG GTAAATCTCCCGTGTGGGGTAAAGACATGCTGCCTTACACCACGCTGATGTACGGCAACGGACCTGGACACACAAACGCCAACGGCAAGCGGCCAGACATCCGCAATGTCGACACCA AAGCTAAAGACTACATCCAGCTGTCTGCCGTCCCCGTAGAATCAACCACACACAGCGGAGAGGATGTGGCAGTGCTCGCCCGTGGACCCATGGCCCATCTCTTCCAGGGCGTCCAGGAGCAGAACTACATCGCCCACGCCATGGCCTACGCTGCGTGCGTAGGCGCCGACCTGAGGCACTGCCAGGAGCAAACCGAGGCACCTGAGGTTCACACCATCGCCTACGACAGGAACGGAGCCGGGCCAGCTTGTGGCTCTGTGGCTCTGCTCAGTAGCCTTCTCAGCGTGCTGCTGGCCCTTACAGTGCTCATGTAA